Genomic segment of Panicum virgatum strain AP13 chromosome 2K, P.virgatum_v5, whole genome shotgun sequence:
tttttttttgaaggtcaCCGGAAGGGGAGAGGATCCCCCACCTGAATTGCATTACTCTGGCCCTGAATGGCCCATCATGATAGTTTAAACTTTTACACCAGTTTGCGTTTGCTTACATTGCGGACTCAAATACGTTACACCAGGACAAAGCTAACAGCTAGATCACCCTGCGGTAGGCGATGGCCCCAGGTGCGTGCTTCTTCCCGAGCAGTACGCAAAACAGTACCTAGGTGGTCGAGGTGTTGGTTGAAGACAGCATTGTTGCGTCGCTTCCACAGTTGCCAACAACATAGCAACAGGAAGGCGCGGAAGTGTTTACGGGGGATGTGTCCAGGAGGTTTCAGCAGGGGCAACTTATCTGGAGTCATCGGCGTGGGCAGCACAACCCGAATTGATGCCCAGAAGGACACCGCAAAGTCGCAGCCGAACATGATGTGCGCGGCCGTCTCTTCCAAGCGCCCACAAACTTCACAAGTAGCACTGGTGAGCACATGTTTCTTCAAGAGGTGCTCCCGGGCAAGTAACCATGCGAAGAACTGCactcgcggcggcgcgcggttgcACCAGACGAAGGTGGCGAGAGGATCCTTGGGGTTGCGAGAGGAGCACAGCATTTTGTAGAGAGCCGACGTGTGCAGCTTCCCAGAGGCGTCCGCAAAGGGGCTCAGGCGTTGGTCAGGTGCCTCAGTTGGTGTCCAGGTTTCCACAAGGTCAGTGATTTGCTCGAGCTCCTCACGAGCAACGTTGGAGAGCCTCGCCGTGAGGACGTTTTGCAAGCCGAGGTGGCGGACTTGGGCCACAGTTTGACTGTCCTGCCGGCAATGGCTGAGAAGTGCGGGAAACCGATCGGCCAAAGTATCTTCCCCGTCCCAGACATCATACCAGAAGGAGGTGGTGCACCCATCCCCCAGTGCAACCGTGGTGATGGCTCTGTAAATCGGGAGGAGTTCCCGCAGTACAGACCAATGGTGGCCAGTGAGCTCGCCTTCCATACATGCAATGTTGCAGTGGCGGCGCACCCAGGATGCTTATGACGATCCAGCAGCTTGGTGAAGGCGGTGGAGTAGTTTAAGCAGGAGGCATGTGTTCTGCAGCGAGAGATCCCGGATGCCGAGTCCTCCATGATCTTTTCCCTCACAGACCTGCTCCCAGGCCACAAGGCAATTCGCGCCGCGTGCAACCTCCCCCCCTGTCCAGAGGAAGGCACGCCGGCGTTGGTCCACTTTCATCAGGACGCCGGGTGGAATAGGTAGAGCACCCATCAGGTAAACGAACTGGGAGTCCAGCACAGAATTGATCAGAACAGTGCGCCCCATCGGATTGAGTAGTTAGTGATGCCTGCCAGCCGGCCAAGTATCTGTCAGCTTTGGCGATGAAGGGGGAGAAAGCAGAGAGCTTCAGTTTGGTGTTGGACAGAGGGAGACCAAGGTATGTCTGAGGGAACCCTTCCTCTTTGTACCCAAGAATGGACAGACATTCAGGGAGAATGTGAGCCGGCACGTGCATGGGAACCGCCGTGCTTTTTGAATAGTTGATCTTGAGGCCGGTTGCATCGGCAAATTGGTCAAGCAGCAGCCGCAGGCGCGCCACATCTGCCACTTCCCCTCGACAGACGATCAGGGTATCATCGGCATACTGGAGAACAGCACAGGTGCCATCAGTGAGGATTGGATGCCGCACCCCACCATCCTTCTTGATCAGAGTCTGCAGGACATCGGCCACGAGGAGGAACAGGTATGGCGACATTGGATCACCCTGGCGAAGCTCACGTTTGCACTGAATCCAGGGGCCTGGGCACCCGTTGACTAGCACAGCGGACTTGGAGGAGGCAAGCAGATCGGTCACCCAGCGGCACCAGAGCGAGCTAAAGCCCCTGGCATACATGATGTGCACAAGAGCCTGCCAGTTGACGGTGTCGAACGCCTTGGCAAAGTCCAGCTTCAGAATGATAGCAGGTGCTTTCCGGCCGTGGCATACTTGGACAAGCTCCATGGCGTAGACGAAGTTTTCAGATATCGATCGCCCTTTGAGGAAGCCAGTCTGGTCAAGATCAATCAACTTCGTGATCTCAGCTTGCAATCGAGTGGTGAGCGACTTGGCTGCAATCTCGATGCTGCAGTTCTGTAGACAAATTGGCCTGAAGGCGTCGACCGTGGCAGCCCCAGGTTTCTTTGGTAGGAGGACCATATAGGATTGGTTGATGCGGTCGAGCTGTGCAGTGCCCTGATGGAAAGCAGAGAGGAACTGCATGAGCTGAGGTTTCACAGTGCCCCACGCCGCCTTGTAGAAACTTGGGCCAAAACCATCAGGCCCCGGCGCACTCCCGCTGTTCATCGCCTTCACAGCAAACCAAGCTTCCTCTTCAATGAATTCAGAAGTGAGGGCCGGCGAAGCACGGGGGCGCCCAGCATAGAGTGCAGCAACATCGAAGTGCTAGACAGGGTCAGTGCTTGTACCGAGCATGTTCTTGTAGTATGCAGTCAGAGCCCCACTTTCTGCTGGTGTGAGGTGATCATCAGACCATCCACTTCGATACCTCGAATGGCATTGCGCCGCAACCGCTGGGTTGCGTGGGCGTGGAAGAAGGCAGTGTTGGAGTCACCTTCCCTGACAGCTCTCCGCTTGCCACGCTGCCGCCAGAACGCCGCCCGTTCTTTGATGGCAAGGGTGAGGCGATCCTGGCACATCCGGTGTACCTGCAGCTCCACAGACGAGAGAGCATGATCCTCTTGCAGAGTGTCGAAGAGGAGGATTAGGAATTTACAATTGGGAATGAGTGCTGGTGGCGCCCTGGAACGCCGTGCCCATACCTTTGCCGCGGCGCGGGTGGACTTGAGGCATCCGGCGAGGCGACCGGCCGCGTCAGTGGGAGCGGAGGCTGCATGCCAGGCAGGGAGCACGCTCGGGAGGAACTGCTTGTTGTGGAGCCAAGAATTTTCAAAGCGGAAAAGAGTGGATTTTGGTATTGTAGTGTTCATGTTTACCAAAATAGGAGTGTGGTCAGAAGTTTGCCGGACAAGGGAGGATAAAGTGGTTTGCGGGAAAGCGGCGCATTGATCGTTGTTAACAAACATCCTGTCCAGGCGTGCAAGAGTGGGATTCGCCCGCATGTTCGATTGGGttgtggagaagaagaagaagaacagccCCGCTTTGTCAGAGACAGGAGACGCAGCCTTCATTCAAGGCGTGCTTTTGTTGGAGTGAGTTGGCACGAGAGCATATGGTTGGTGTCAAGCACAAAGCCCACTCGTTGTGTACTTGTCATTCCGTCTCAAATTACatttcattttgattttttagatatatattttttactaTATATAGCTAGACATGATGTATATCTAGGCACATAACAAGATAACAAAAGCGAATTGTAATTTGCGACAGAGGTAGTATCTCAATGCCAGCAGTGACAATGTCTCATGTTTGTGACAAGGTCAGGTGTCAAAAGGAAGACGAAAACAAATTGTCCCTGAATCAATCTTGATTCTTGAAGTGTGCTCTTCATGCATTCACGCCGGCGTCGAGGACTAGGCAAATCGCTATCAGGCGGTCGCCGTCGGCCAGCAGCCCCATGCCACCCACTCGCTCCGTGAGACCGTGACAACCACCGGCAGGCAACTTTTTTTAGTGGAACCTGGCAGGttcctatctatctatctagaAGATAAATAAGCTATTTATCTTTAAAGCCCACTTTAATCCAATTATGTGCTACAAATATATTCAACATTTTGATAGTATTAGCTCAACATTTTGTTAAACATGTTCAACATTTGACTTTTAAAATATTGAAACTATGAAgacaaaatgttgaaattgaaaaaataaaatattgaaaatactaaaaaaaatattgaataGAGTTTCTTCTCCAgctgcggcgtgcgcggcggcagcgcgcggcgtGCAGTAGCGGCACGCTGCAGTAGCATGCAGCGGGCAGTA
This window contains:
- the LOC120695034 gene encoding uncharacterized protein LOC120695034; amino-acid sequence: MNSGSAPGPDGFGPSFYKAAWGTVKPQLMQFLSAFHQGTAQLDRINQSYMVLLPKKPGAATVDAFRPICLQNCSIEIAAKSLTTRLQAEITKLIDLDQTGFLKGRSISENFVYAMELVQVCHGRKAPAIILKLDFAKAFDTVNWQALVHIMYARGFSSLWCRWVTDLLASSKSAVLVNGCPGPWIQCKRELRQGDPMSPYLFLLVADVLQTLIKKDGGVRHPILTDGTCAVLQYADDTLIVCRGEVADVARLRLLLDQFADATGLKINYSKSTAVPMHVPAHILPECLSILGYKEEGFPQTYLGLPLSNTKLKLSAFSPFIAKADRYLAGWQASLTTQSDGAHCSDQFCAGLPVRLPDGAITTVALGDGCTTSFWYDVWDGEDTLADRFPALLSHCRQDSQTVAQVRHLGLQNVLTARLSNVAREELEQITDLVETWTPTEAPDQRLSPFADASGKLHTSALYKMLCSSRNPKDPLATFVWCNRAPPRVQFFAWLLAREHLLKKHVLTSATCEVCGRLEETAAHIMFGCDFAVSFWASIRVVLPTPMTPDKLPLLKPPGHIPRKHFRAFLLLCCWQLWKRRNNAVFNQHLDHLGTVLRTAREEARTWGHRLPQGDLAVSFVLV